The Magallana gigas chromosome 6, xbMagGiga1.1, whole genome shotgun sequence genome includes the window ttaatGCAGGTGATTTAtgacattaaattattataaaaatatcttaaagaaaaactCTTTGATTCGTCATATACTTAGCAGTTCTTACTTTGGCTTCAAATAGATATTTCTTTTTGCCTCATGATCCTCAAAATATGGCACACTATTACTAATTAAGAGTGATTAAAATTGggttaatttgtttgttttccaAGCATGATTTACAGTGATACCTTTTTTCCCCACcaaatttatgataatttttacctttcgcTCAGTCAAGCtgttttttacatgcattataaTATCTTCATTcagttatttacatgtagcagGTAGGGTCTCCAAaccattattttgtaaatagtCATTTACCTTAATTATAAGAAGCTTTAAAGCTGTTGATTACGGtatctttttcttttcagtTCTTTTGCATATTTCACTATCAGAGACCGCCTTCCTGTAATATTGTCGAAAGTGGCAGACACAGTTTACAGGAAGAAAACAATTGTCAAAGATATCCATGGAGAggtataaaaaaatgttatatttacacCAAAATTAGATATGCAGTGCATTAACACAGTAGCAGTTTGAAAATGTTTGCCATTTTGAACTtagaattttgttgttaaagacaaaagtaaaaatgtgcatatctGAGAAAGTGTTTGATGTGATTAATTTTTGGGACTTACCATATGCccttttattgaattattttgtgtatattaatttaaatctCGCCATTCATTATCTGTAGCATTGTCAAATAATGCTGTGGTGTGGGCTgtgtgagcttgctcacttcTGCTTtcatttctttactaaatataaCAGTAACAGTTTCTGGCTGAAAaccatatataaaatttttatggtGGATCTGATTGACATTCAGTTCACACTGCTCCTCGCAAACGGATAGTTGGGGTGAGCCAAAATTTCTTGGCTTGTGAGGATGATTACAAGTCCGAAATGCCATCAGATTAATAAATGAATTCATGGCACTTTAATTAACATCACTGTAAAATATGAACTCTTTACATTTTCACCATTAACCGTGTGCACTGCAAACAGTAAAAATCATTGTAAGGAACATtgacatgaaatttttttaaaaatatatatcttatccCTTGATTACCTTCATTTACCATAGAGGGAACTATTCTGAAACTAAAATCTATGTTTTACAGATCTCCCTTTCAAGCAAACTGATTGTTCTTCTCCTTCATTTAAGGATGCCACCGAGGAGCTGAAGTTCATTGCAGGCTGTATATCCAAATTAAGGAATGAGCTACAGACCAACAAACCTTTGGTGCCCCTGAAGGACAATGGCCCTGACACAGAGGTCTGGAACCTCTCTCTGGCTGAGCTCACCCAGAGGGAGGGTGGGGAGCCCAAGTGGTTCGTATCTCCCTGGCTCTATGTGGAGTGTTACATGTATCGCAGAATACAGGAGGCCATAGCGCAATGGTATGGATTTTCTGGTTTATTTATATGCttaagttaaaaagttcatatTTTTTGTGTATTACAAGTATGGTACTATGGGGGATGGGGGTTGGGTGAGGGTACTATTGAATTTAATTACACAATTcctatgtatatgtatacaaaaagaaaatcaaaatgttgtacatgtatataccggtatatgaaatTGTATGTTACCAGCTCATGTTTAAATCATGTTACCAGCACATTAATGGTACTATGACAGttggaaggaaaaaaaaaattattatgttgTTCATGATGTAGTACAATTTTACACAACTTGGATCCTTTTGAGGAGCAGAAGAAGAAGGCCTTCACAGATTCCGAGGAAGCTACTGAGGTGTTATTACATTACCTGAGACAAATCTCGGAGAAGGCAGCATCTGCCTCAGATGACGATAAAGAGGAATATCTGCGAGAATTTCTGCAGGTGTGTGGCTTTTGTTTTGTAATGTAGTGGTatctaatataatatatatttgatcatgtttatttttagtaACTGAAGAATATATGTACAACTGTGATGATCCTAACAAAACTCTTTGATTGAATAGAATGTGTTTTTGCAAGGCTATgcatattgtttgaaaaaatcatattaatcaagttcattttcaccctgttttattttctggtatttcatttttgcattttacatgtacttgatcaTAGTAAGATTTActaaaaattcatttactttgcTTCTACCACTATcccaaaaaatgaatttattattgaaatatgtgATTGAAATTTCAGATTGCTTTATGGGGAAATCGCTGTGACCTGTCCATCTCTGCCTCTCAGGAGAACTCGCAGACCGAGTCGATCCTTGATCAGCTGCACCACCTGGAGCCCAACATTCTGGTCAACGACACAAAGCAGGTCCTGAGCTGTCTGAGGTCAAATGTCAAGGACAGAGCCATTGACATAGTGCTGGACAATGCCGGATTTGAACTTGTAACCGACCTCTGTTTAGCTGAAGTTCTTCTAATGTGTGGATGGGCGGATTGTATCCGCATGCATGGGAAAGCAATGCCATGGTTCGTCTCTGATGTCACCAGCAGTGACTTTGAGTGGACATTTGATTCTCTTGTTAAATCATCAAGACCTTCTATGGCTTACTTTGGTGAACTGTGGAGGCAGCGTTTAGAAAAGAAATCCTGGATGTTTACCGTTGAAGATTTCTGGACCATTCCTTATGACTTTGCTAAAATGAAAACAAGTGCATCTAGTCTCTATGAGCGTTTTAAAGACTCAAAAATCGTGTTTTTCAAAGGGGACTTGAATTATAGAAAACTTCTTGGTGATTTAGACTGGAATCCAACCACACCATTTGAAGTCACTTTACGAGGGTTTCATCCCACACCTTTATGTGCACTACGCACCTGTAAGGCCGACTTGATAGCAGGGTTAGCTGCTGGTCAGAAAGAAACGGTCGAAAAACAGGACAAGAACTGGATGTTAAATGGAAACTGGGCTGTAATATCTTTCTGTGGAAAGTCTAACCAATGAAACAGTGTCTTTGCTTTTTGAATTCAAAACTACcagtatttatataaaatagtatgtctttaattatttattgcATACATgtcaattctttttattttttatacttaCGATGAAAATAAACTAGAATTATAAAATCGCCCAGTTCtttatgtttaatatttgtAGTAAGAGCTTTAGTGGACATGAAATATGTAGGCAAAGATTTTGGTATGTTTAAGCAACGATAAATtacttctcaaaaatatttatttatagaattttACTAAGCCAAATTAGCCATTTGACTTGTGCACATGATTGAGTGACTTGTGATCTCATAAtgcaattaatttatttttatgtgcTCATTATTTACTATAGGTGAAGCCATGGTGAACACATTGAGagaaaagtattttaatttttttttatcgtggTGGCATTTCAAGTTCTCTTACTTTACAAGAGTCGTCTATTCTGTTAGTCTTATTCTTgttttacaaatcaatttttttgctAATATAGtctgtgtttgaaatattttctcggATTGTAAATTAAGAGTGCAACACTTTCCATGCATCAATTGCACAAAATAATCGTTTATATATGTAGTCATGCAGATGTTTCTGCAATGACTAACAGAACATTTTTTATACGCAAAATATacgacaaatacatgtatttcagtaattgtacaaatattctagttaatttttttgtagtAAAAAACCTGAAGAAATAGGGTTCGCGGTTCTTCTCAAGTTTTTGTTATTTGATTGCTTTATCTTTTGTAAACTTTTgccaagttttatttttcattcaacatGGGGTAGCTGATTGGTTTCTACAAACATCGAAGTTTCAAAAGTTATCGTTCAAGTATTTTTcgataaaattgtatcataatagGACTAACGAGATttactgccccccccccccccattaactAGAGAAAGTAACATTTATATGACTAGTATAGGTCCACTTTACTAATAGGATATGTACATATTGCAATTACCAAATTTCAAAGGCCGGTTCCGATTGTGGACTGTACACGTATACCGGTATGTACATCTCTCAACCGTGGACACCTGTTTCTGCGTTTCTTCTTGTATAATAATAACATTAACTAACAACATCTATATCATTATTATACTATAATATGAATATACATTTCAAcgcaaaaataatataaaagtgCTTGTGATTTCGACTGCAGTATTAATACATCTTTCTATTGCATCGGGTCTTACGAAGAGtcattaaaaggaaaaaaatgtatgaattttctgtttattgcttggaatatataaacataaatatattggcTGTCGCCAGTCCACCAGCGTACCCCATCACTCCCCGTTTGAACCATTTCCAAGACCCCCGGATGCTGCGTCTCGTCACTTTGGCAATCTGAAACACGGAGAAATTGTGCTTGTTACATGTCTGGTTAGTAAAGTACACCGGTACAGTATTGTTTTGTAGCAGACGGtgtttataataaacaaatatcatttataaaaatgccAGAATATAAGAATAATTTACATATAGTAGTCTTTGTCTGCATAATGCCACTGGGTACATACCCCAAAGTACGTGTTTGGCAACAGTGGAgcgaaagttcaaattaaataaaaaatatatattgtcaatttttcaaataataattttaaaaaattactattCTAATATCGACTTTGACACATGCTGGTATTTAGTGGCATTACAACATGTTACCTATATAACAACAGATACAAGCAGTCAATGGTTTTAGGCCCCATAATTATCTACATGCTTTTTTACAATTACCACATTCATGCACAACTACCCCACAATACCTGTAAACCTGTTTACATGGCATATGACAACAGCGATGTAGTTAATTGAGAGAATATGGAAAAATGCACGTATAACACTGTGAGAACTTGCTCTGAGAATTCCATTGAGATAGTTCAAGAACAATATGAAAATACAGCTCTGGAAAAGcttaaaaaagaaaggaaaggAAAACATCCAAACAAATGATAAAGCCGATTCTTTATTGATCTCAAAGGAGAAAGTGGAAATTGGGAGCGTTTTCTAgagtattaaaacaaaaaatttcacGAAATACAATATAGAATAAACAAGAGGAAAAATCAATAGGGATGAAATTCAACGTTAGTCATGCAGGATGCAAGTCCACAATGTGTGCATGCAAAGATTACTAAAACAATATTACCGCAGTTTCCGTTGGCGGATGCTCGTATCAAATTAACAATGTATTTATAGACAAAAATGTGCAGCCACTGCATGGAATCCAACTTGAGCGTAAATAATGGCAACCCAGTTAACAGAACTTTCGCGAACTAATAGTCACCAATTTCTGATCTTTTAGCGAGGCTCCAGAAATTTCCATATATTCATCAGTCTAAGGAGGTGCAATAAAGCAagataatacaataaataaatctCGTTATTTTCCTATATCCATCGTAAAAACCCTTCTGTGACCTTACTTTGCAAATTATCTGAGATTCGCTGCTGAAGTTGTTGCTCCTTTATTGATGGAAAAGACTGATCCCTCCTTAGCAAGCCCTCGTGGAGTTACAGCTAGATGCAAACTAAGTAAGATAGTATGGGGCACTATGATTTCAACTGGGATTGCATCTTAATTAGGATAAGATTGACGACATTCtcaaattgtacaatttttttttaacatattatgCATTTTAGTAAAAATCTTGTATTGTGACATAACGGGCAAAATCCATATCTTGTTTTGAATACTTCACTCACAGAACAAAACTGGTTAACCGCTTTTATAGACAAAAAGATTATAAAGAGACGATTATTGTTCACTGAATTGTGAAATACAGTCAGTTCTTACAGTTGCCCTATACATCCATAACCAATCGCTCCCAAAAATAAACCATTTACTGCGTATATTTTTCAAGTAAAACTTGAGAATCTCTTTAAATAAAGGACAACAACCTTGGACAAACTGAGCATATAGCTAGGAGAGGTCAGGTTCGGGTACGGGAGTTCTCTGATTATATCaaaacctgtcaatcaaaacaGTACCCCGCTGGTCGGGAGAATGTAAGATCTTCTGCCGTGAGCAAGGATGCGCCGTGCGCTATCACGAACGCTTTCCCCACGGACGATACAATTTTTCTGAATTCCTTGTATATAAACTACAACAAACAAGTGCTTGTTTAGTTTCAGCCGCATCAAAAAATGGCGCACTTTACAAAGTTTGTAAAAGTTCATATGTACGCAGTCCAACCCCTTTGTTCGTTATACTTTTGGTGCCTTCCTTGATGTGAAGTACATGCCATGACGTTGAGCTAATATTCTTAATTCATATCCCGTGAAAAAAGAGCTTTTTGTTGAATTACAATactcattttattttcagattaacaacaacaataaaaagGTTGGTTTCATCACACGACATTGTTGACTCACCAATCTTATGTAGTTtgatattttcagaaaaaatagatCAAAATGCGTTATCTATgccatttataaaaacaaaatgtttacccTTTTTCTGGAAATAACCAAAGATGGTCAATTGATCTTTATCTAGTGTACCGTTTGACCATACCAATACCCAAAAGAATTTTGAAGACATGTTTTCCTATAGTCTAGAGTGTGCGAGTATGTGTGTGCTAccaaaaaatcttaacaatgaTCTTTTTCATGTCTCAGATTCTTGGCAGTGGCAGTGTGTAAAGTGAACATTTTGGTCGAGGAACCGAGATCGCTCCTCTGCCAACATTGCTTGTTCTCATCTATTTacataaagatattttataatatatatacatctctgcataatatatatttgaaatatattacaCTCATAAAATGCTCCAAACCTCAGTTTCTAGTTCACCGAAATTTCCTTTGATTGACTTGCATTGATGATGTCAGACATGAGAGTCTGCGCAACATTTTCAAAACGTGTACCTTTTTGCGTCTGCCTTTTTTGTTGGACTTCTTTCTTTTAAAGTCTTTTGCACTGTGAAAAACGGGACTTGTCTCTTCTGCAAGGGTAATCTGAAAGTCTTCATCGTCGGAACTTTCGTCCTCGAGTTTCTTGTATCTTTTTTGTGAGTAACTCTGCACAACGTCCTTGACATCACGAGGAACTAGGTCACGACCTTGGTCGGCGTCCATATAGTCGCGTACAATCTCGTCCTGTTTTTGGTGCTGATGTCTGTAATACTGGTCAGGTCTAGAATCTGAATCACTGTCATTGTTATTTATACTCTGGGTTATTGCACTGTATGATTTCGGGGTGTCATGATAGTCATGCACTTCAATATGATCTATGATTGCGCATGTGTCTGTATGTGCTGCGCTGCAGTCCAAAGTCTGCTTCTCAGTATGAGTTTCGCTAACACCTGAAGAATTGTTAACGAAAGAGTCATCTTCACTCTCGTCAAACTGTTCATAATTTCTTCTACGAAGAAAGTTCAGAATGGAAAAATTTACTGCAGACGAATAATCCCTAATTCGTTGCCACATTTTTGTTTACTGGGTCATCATAAGATGAGACGATCGTCTGCTAGCATAAATTTTCACAAACTTTGAACCATGAAATGGTTATCACCTGACGTTTAAATAAACAGGTAAAATGTCGTTCGTCCTAGATAATGCCTATGTTTATGTTCCTACCCAGTAGAAAACAAACGACCACAAACACACGGTATCTCCATTtcagttaattatttttttcgtgAATTATTCTCTCCAACCGAATGTTTCCTGTGCGTTAATCAGTAGTTAATCCCGAAAACACAACACTGTCCTCTAATCTACGTGCAAGCACTCATTGTTTGTAAACATTCCAGCATATTAGGGATCACATCCCACTACATCTATTGATTTTTACGAACGATCCACAGAAAATTTGCTTCTAGTCCAGCTTACATCGGAATATGGCGCCGTATTATGTACAACTTTCCATTGCGCGCATTCCGTCCCTATGAACTGCTTGTTGAGACTTGAGAACATGCCAAAACCCATCTCACTGTGCTATTCAGAGCGATTCGCTGAATGAGTACCTCAAATTATACATACGAGGAAAAACCccatttatttttgttggcGTTGTTGCATAACTGTCTTAAAAAATAGAATGTGTAGTGagatatatgtaattaattagtgttgttttaattttcaaagaggttttaaaaacaattaaaatttaatcgtttgagaattacaaaaattacaatGTCATCATGAGTAAAAGTCTTTAACAATTAAACTTCAATTTTACATGGACAAGGGAAATCTGATATCAAATGgacaataattaaattattaatcaaGAACAATTATCATATATGGCAGAAAGATTGACACTGAGCACAGATATTAGTgacatatgaaatattgttttctcCGGGTATAATGAACTgaatattgtttattaattatgtttttatttcagtgtttcatttcaattaaatattgaatGTGGATCTAAATACCTattatcataatacatgtaacaaagatATTGCACGGAACTGTGAGATTTATTCACCCCACACCACACCCCTTCATTTTAGAAGGGAATCCTCCTCTTCCTCAGTAAGTTTGTGGAGTTTTATTAAATCTTGTAAAACGAATACTGATCGACTTGTACGTTTTCCGTGGGTCAGTATGAGGATTCAATTTGAGCAAGATGGGAAACAATTTATGGCCTAAAGATCAGCTATGAACTTCACATTTGACATtgaaacttggttcaaggtcactgcataccCTTTGCCCCAAAACGCTGTctatgtgaagtatgagccagatagGGCTCAGGGGATTGTTTATGTGCGGCAGTCtcatataaaactttttttaaataaataaattgacaaaataataagtttgtaatgtagaaaaaaatcacaaacaaatggatcacaaaaaaaatgttgctgTAAAAACGTGAAATcattaattttgcaaaatatatctCATCAGGACATTACACACATCGGGTCATTACACATTCCCGTAATGTGATCTGATGAAAGAATTTTAGCGTGgtttgat containing:
- the LOC105331724 gene encoding damage-control phosphatase ARMT1, which codes for MEENIPEPLSAKNKSSFAYFTIRDRLPVILSKVADTVYRKKTIVKDIHGEDATEELKFIAGCISKLRNELQTNKPLVPLKDNGPDTEVWNLSLAELTQREGGEPKWFVSPWLYVECYMYRRIQEAIAQCTILHNLDPFEEQKKKAFTDSEEATEVLLHYLRQISEKAASASDDDKEEYLREFLQIALWGNRCDLSISASQENSQTESILDQLHHLEPNILVNDTKQVLSCLRSNVKDRAIDIVLDNAGFELVTDLCLAEVLLMCGWADCIRMHGKAMPWFVSDVTSSDFEWTFDSLVKSSRPSMAYFGELWRQRLEKKSWMFTVEDFWTIPYDFAKMKTSASSLYERFKDSKIVFFKGDLNYRKLLGDLDWNPTTPFEVTLRGFHPTPLCALRTCKADLIAGLAAGQKETVEKQDKNWMLNGNWAVISFCGKSNQ
- the LOC105331720 gene encoding uncharacterized protein isoform X2 gives rise to the protein MWQRIRDYSSAVNFSILNFLRRRNYEQFDESEDDSFVNNSSGVSETHTEKQTLDCSAAHTDTCAIIDHIEVHDYHDTPKSYSAITQSINNNDSDSDSRPDQYYRHQHQKQDEIVRDYMDADQGRDLVPRDVKDVVQSYSQKRYKKLEDESSDDEDFQITLAEETSPVFHSAKDFKRKKSNKKGRRKKIAKVTRRSIRGSWKWFKRGVMGYAGGLATANIFMFIYSKQ
- the LOC105331720 gene encoding uncharacterized protein isoform X1; translated protein: MWQRIRDYSSAVNFSILNFLRRRNYEQFDESEDDSFVNNSSGVSETHTEKQTLDCSAAHTDTCAIIDHIEVHDYHDTPKSYSAITQSINNNDSDSDSRPDQYYRHQHQKQDEIVRDYMDADQGRDLVPRDVKDVVQSYSQKRYKKLEDESSDDEDFQITLAEETSPVFHSAKDFKRKKSNKKGRRKKFIYKEFRKIVSSVGKAFVIAHGASLLTAEDLTFSRPAGLPK